The following are from one region of the Channa argus isolate prfri chromosome 6, Channa argus male v1.0, whole genome shotgun sequence genome:
- the rab34a gene encoding ras-related protein Rab-34a isoform X1: MSFRVSAMSVLPPVRRDRIIAHLPQYFRKEAALHTEDDFHNKVKTACQEQRTGTVGRFKISKVIVVGDLAVGKTCLINRFCKDAFDKNYKATIGVDFEMERFEVLGVPFSLQLWDTAGQERFKCIASTYYRGAQVVIIVFDVNDITSLGHVRQWLEDALKENDPTSVQLFLVGTKKDLSSPAQYSRIEQDALKLAQEMKAEYWAVSSLTGENVQEFFFRVASLAFETNVLAELEKSGSRQIGDVIRINSTSSNLYTTSKKKQLSCCQ; the protein is encoded by the exons ATGTCTTTCCGAGTTTCAGCCATGAGTGTTCTTCCTCCTGTTCGAAGGGATCGCATCATCGCTCATCTCCCTCAG TATTTCAGGAAAGAAGCAGCTCTCCACACTGAGGACGATTTCCACAATAAAGTGAAGACAGCCTGCCAGGAGCAGCGCACCGGCACTGTGGG CAGATTTAAAATCTCTAAGGTCATTGTTGTTGGTGACCTGGCTGTGGGGAAAACCTGTCTGATTAATAG ATTTTGCAAAGATGCTTTTGATAAGAACTACAAGGCAACAATTGGTGTTGACTTTGAGATGGAGCGGTTTGAGGTGCTGGGAGTTCCTTTCAGCCTACAGCT GTGGGACACTGCAGGACAGGAGAGGTTTAAGTGCATTGCTTCTACATACTACAGAGGAGCCCAGG TTGTGATCATCGTGTTTGATGTGAATGACATCACCTCTTTGGGGCATGTGAG GCAGTGGCTCGAAGATGCCTTGAAAGAGAACGACCCCACGAGTGTTCAGCTGTTCCTCGTGGGCACAAAGAAAGATCTGAGT TCCCCTGCTCAGTACTCTCGGATTGAACAAGACGCCCTTAAATTAGCACAAGAGATGAAAGCGGAGTACTGGGCTGTTTCATCCCTGACAG GAGAAAACGTCCAAGAGTTTTTCTTCCGAGTTGCATCATTGGCATTTGAGACCAATGTTCTTGCAGAGCTGGAGAAAAGTGGGTCGAGACAAATTGGAGATGTCATCA GGATTAACAGCACTTCGAGCAACCTGTACACAACGTCGAAGAAGAAACAGCTGAGCTGCTGTCAGTAA
- the rab34a gene encoding ras-related protein Rab-34a isoform X2, whose protein sequence is MSFRVSAMSVLPPVRRDRIIAHLPQYFRKEAALHTEDDFHNKVKTACQEQRTGTVGFKISKVIVVGDLAVGKTCLINRFCKDAFDKNYKATIGVDFEMERFEVLGVPFSLQLWDTAGQERFKCIASTYYRGAQVVIIVFDVNDITSLGHVRQWLEDALKENDPTSVQLFLVGTKKDLSSPAQYSRIEQDALKLAQEMKAEYWAVSSLTGENVQEFFFRVASLAFETNVLAELEKSGSRQIGDVIRINSTSSNLYTTSKKKQLSCCQ, encoded by the exons ATGTCTTTCCGAGTTTCAGCCATGAGTGTTCTTCCTCCTGTTCGAAGGGATCGCATCATCGCTCATCTCCCTCAG TATTTCAGGAAAGAAGCAGCTCTCCACACTGAGGACGATTTCCACAATAAAGTGAAGACAGCCTGCCAGGAGCAGCGCACCGGCACTGTGGG ATTTAAAATCTCTAAGGTCATTGTTGTTGGTGACCTGGCTGTGGGGAAAACCTGTCTGATTAATAG ATTTTGCAAAGATGCTTTTGATAAGAACTACAAGGCAACAATTGGTGTTGACTTTGAGATGGAGCGGTTTGAGGTGCTGGGAGTTCCTTTCAGCCTACAGCT GTGGGACACTGCAGGACAGGAGAGGTTTAAGTGCATTGCTTCTACATACTACAGAGGAGCCCAGG TTGTGATCATCGTGTTTGATGTGAATGACATCACCTCTTTGGGGCATGTGAG GCAGTGGCTCGAAGATGCCTTGAAAGAGAACGACCCCACGAGTGTTCAGCTGTTCCTCGTGGGCACAAAGAAAGATCTGAGT TCCCCTGCTCAGTACTCTCGGATTGAACAAGACGCCCTTAAATTAGCACAAGAGATGAAAGCGGAGTACTGGGCTGTTTCATCCCTGACAG GAGAAAACGTCCAAGAGTTTTTCTTCCGAGTTGCATCATTGGCATTTGAGACCAATGTTCTTGCAGAGCTGGAGAAAAGTGGGTCGAGACAAATTGGAGATGTCATCA GGATTAACAGCACTTCGAGCAACCTGTACACAACGTCGAAGAAGAAACAGCTGAGCTGCTGTCAGTAA
- the rab34a gene encoding ras-related protein Rab-34a isoform X3: MSVLPPVRRDRIIAHLPQYFRKEAALHTEDDFHNKVKTACQEQRTGTVGRFKISKVIVVGDLAVGKTCLINRFCKDAFDKNYKATIGVDFEMERFEVLGVPFSLQLWDTAGQERFKCIASTYYRGAQVVIIVFDVNDITSLGHVRQWLEDALKENDPTSVQLFLVGTKKDLSSPAQYSRIEQDALKLAQEMKAEYWAVSSLTGENVQEFFFRVASLAFETNVLAELEKSGSRQIGDVIRINSTSSNLYTTSKKKQLSCCQ, translated from the exons ATGAGTGTTCTTCCTCCTGTTCGAAGGGATCGCATCATCGCTCATCTCCCTCAG TATTTCAGGAAAGAAGCAGCTCTCCACACTGAGGACGATTTCCACAATAAAGTGAAGACAGCCTGCCAGGAGCAGCGCACCGGCACTGTGGG CAGATTTAAAATCTCTAAGGTCATTGTTGTTGGTGACCTGGCTGTGGGGAAAACCTGTCTGATTAATAG ATTTTGCAAAGATGCTTTTGATAAGAACTACAAGGCAACAATTGGTGTTGACTTTGAGATGGAGCGGTTTGAGGTGCTGGGAGTTCCTTTCAGCCTACAGCT GTGGGACACTGCAGGACAGGAGAGGTTTAAGTGCATTGCTTCTACATACTACAGAGGAGCCCAGG TTGTGATCATCGTGTTTGATGTGAATGACATCACCTCTTTGGGGCATGTGAG GCAGTGGCTCGAAGATGCCTTGAAAGAGAACGACCCCACGAGTGTTCAGCTGTTCCTCGTGGGCACAAAGAAAGATCTGAGT TCCCCTGCTCAGTACTCTCGGATTGAACAAGACGCCCTTAAATTAGCACAAGAGATGAAAGCGGAGTACTGGGCTGTTTCATCCCTGACAG GAGAAAACGTCCAAGAGTTTTTCTTCCGAGTTGCATCATTGGCATTTGAGACCAATGTTCTTGCAGAGCTGGAGAAAAGTGGGTCGAGACAAATTGGAGATGTCATCA GGATTAACAGCACTTCGAGCAACCTGTACACAACGTCGAAGAAGAAACAGCTGAGCTGCTGTCAGTAA
- the LOC137128792 gene encoding adenine phosphoribosyltransferase-like: MDVLAVPAEKKKGWYLSLMAPNTKGPMFAWLDPSRLYCNSQAFADCVEDLLSPFQKNPIDLVAGVDAMGFILGASVATTLGKGFLAIRKGGHLCVPSQHQNYMHYTGKDSTLEVRLDVLKPGMRVLLVDQWIETGATMKAAIKLIEGQGATVAGIASVAIENTEGGKWIKDNYRFSHCIPEELQSHIDGKDLNSFIQKLQQLNN, from the exons ATGGATGTGTTGGCTGTtcctgcagaaaagaaaaaagggtggTATCTTTCTCTGATGGCCCCCAACACAAAAGGACCCATGTTTGCGTGGCTGGACCCATCAAGACTCTACTGCAATTCCCAG GCTTTTGCAGACTGTGTTGAAGACCTTCTTAGTCCATTCCAGAAAAACCCCATAGACCTGGTTGCTGGGGTAGATGCAATGGGATTCATTCTTG gAGCATCTGTTGCCACCACTCTAGGAAAAGGTTTCTTGGCTATCCGCAAAGGAGGACACCTGTGTGTCCCAAGTCAACACCAAAACTATATGCACTACACAGGCAAAGACAGTACTTTGGAAGTTAGACTTGATGTGCTAAAACCAG GTATGCGTGTGCTATTAGTGGACCAATGGATAGAGACTGGAGCCACTATGAAAGCTGCAATCAAGCTCATAGAAGGGCAAGGAGCCACTGTTGCAG GCATTGCAAGTGTTGCCATCGAGAACACAGAAGGTGGGAAGTGGATTAAAGACAATTACAGATTTTCTCACTGCATCCCAGAAGAGCTGCAGAGCCACATTGATGGGAAAGACCTCAACTCCTTCATTCAAAAGCTCCAACAACTGAACAACTAA
- the tlcd1 gene encoding TLC domain-containing protein 1: MEALLPVLKSHPGPSVLVCALIFRLVHWLLQRLPVPKVVKQDDLCSWKWRNLSVSMVHSLLTGTWALMCVVVWPETLRNIHSYHTPQSYLLICISTGYFVQDAGDIIVTGHARGSWEFLLHHALVIWCFLYALYTQLYIAGALIALFVEVNSVTLHLRLMLKLAGAQSSSMYHVNKLVNLFTYITFRLGTQFYLTWYIIHNYSWLDNATSFLVSIMVMNIMILIYFYRLLRADFFPRSKSYVGQNGIHNNNSKKFLND; this comes from the exons ATGGAGGCCCTGCTTCCTGTGCTGAAGAGTCACCCAGGCCCGTCTGTCCTGGTGTGCGCTCTTATTTTCCGATTGGTCCACTGGCTTCTGCAAAGGCTGCCTGTGCCCAAGGTGGTGAAGCAGGATGACCTATGCTCCTGGAAGTGGAGGAATCTCTCCGTCTCAATGGTACACTCCCTGCTAACTGGGACATGGGCCCTGATGTG TGTGGTGGTTTGGCCAGAGACATTGAGAAACATCCACTCTTACCACACGCCTCAGTCCTACCTGCTCATCTGCATCTCAACAG GATACTTTGTGCAAGATGCAGGTGATATAATTGTGACAGGACATGCAAGAGGATCGTGGGAATTCTTACTCCATCATGCACTG GTGATCTGGTGTTTCCTGTACGCCCTCTACACCCAGCTGTATATAGCCGGCGCTTTGATCGCTCTCTTTGTGGAGGTCAACAGCGTCACCCTGCATCTGAGGCTGATGCTGAAACTGGCTGGTGCCCAGTCCTCTTCCATGTACCACGTCAACAAACTCGTCAACCTCTTCACCTACATCACGTTTCGTCTGGGCACTCAGTTCTACCTCACCTGGTACATCATCCACAACTACTCCTGGCTGGACAACGCCACAAGCTTTCTTGTCAGCATCATGGTGATGAATATTATGATCCTGATTTATTTCTACCGCCTGCTCCGTGCTGATTTCTTTCCCCGGAGTAAAAGCTATGTGGGGCAGAACGGGATTCATAACAACAACTCCAAAAAGTTCCTCAATGACTGA